A genomic stretch from Thermostichus vulcanus str. 'Rupite' includes:
- a CDS encoding ABC transporter ATP-binding protein: MAPTLPQTQPAAVELQSVWKRFGQQVAVQDLSLRIPQGEVFALLGPNGAGKSTTIRMLTSLTRPSQGSIQVGGYDVVREPLLVRQQIGVVLQPITLEAELTVWENLEFHARMHHIPNPERQRRIDQWLDYVRLADRRQDKVKTLSGGMKRRLQVARALLHRPQILFLDEPTVGLDPQARRLLWEILRDLNQQGMTLLVTTHYMEEAEELCDRIGIMEGGRLIELGSPAQLRAKHGEALLVRSLPGQEADYTFFPSLAEAQRQLEAEPDKTGLMVRPANLEDIFVRLTGRRLD, translated from the coding sequence ATGGCCCCAACCTTGCCCCAAACGCAGCCGGCGGCGGTGGAACTGCAATCGGTGTGGAAACGCTTTGGGCAGCAGGTTGCCGTTCAAGACCTGAGTTTACGGATCCCACAGGGAGAAGTCTTTGCGTTGCTAGGGCCAAATGGAGCCGGGAAATCCACCACCATCCGCATGTTGACCAGCCTCACCCGCCCCAGCCAGGGATCCATTCAAGTGGGGGGCTATGACGTGGTACGGGAGCCCTTGTTGGTGCGGCAACAGATTGGGGTAGTGCTGCAGCCGATCACCCTAGAGGCGGAGCTGACGGTTTGGGAAAACCTGGAATTTCATGCCCGGATGCACCACATCCCTAACCCGGAGCGGCAACGGCGCATTGACCAGTGGCTGGACTATGTACGGCTAGCGGATCGGCGACAGGACAAGGTGAAAACTCTTTCCGGCGGTATGAAACGACGATTGCAGGTGGCTAGAGCCCTGCTGCATCGCCCTCAAATTTTGTTTTTGGATGAACCGACTGTTGGCTTGGATCCCCAGGCGCGGCGGCTGTTGTGGGAGATCCTGCGGGATCTCAATCAGCAGGGCATGACCTTGCTGGTAACCACTCACTATATGGAAGAGGCAGAAGAGTTGTGTGACCGCATTGGCATTATGGAAGGGGGGCGGTTAATCGAGTTGGGCAGCCCAGCTCAGTTGCGAGCCAAACATGGGGAAGCTCTTTTGGTTCGTTCACTCCCCGGACAAGAGGCCGACTATACTTTTTTCCCCAGCTTGGCGGAAGCGCAAAGGCAGTTGGAAGCAGAACCCGACAAAACCGGCCTGATGGTACGCCCTGCCAACTTAGAGGATATCTTCGTGCGTTTGACGGGCCGTCGCCTGGATTAA
- a CDS encoding response regulator transcription factor, producing MSRILIIDDDPSICTLLQRYLQRQGYSVEVAVTGAEGLQRLRSFQPILVILDLNLPDVSGYDLCQQMQKETGVYVLMLTSRVSAADKLQGFQLGADDYLTKPFSLPELQARVQAILRRQRLKTEIASAPMLTFASLVIDPETREVTRDQRLINLTALEFDLLYALARHPGRVWRRAELIQEVWNFNHEGDERVVDVHIGQIRKKLETDTSQPELIRTVRGVGYKFEPPSSGEGWVEEKP from the coding sequence ATGTCACGTATCCTCATCATTGATGATGATCCCAGCATCTGTACACTGTTACAGCGGTATTTGCAGCGGCAAGGCTATTCCGTCGAGGTGGCAGTGACGGGGGCTGAGGGCCTACAACGGTTGCGCTCCTTTCAACCGATTCTGGTGATTTTGGATCTGAATTTGCCGGATGTGAGCGGTTACGACCTCTGTCAGCAGATGCAAAAAGAAACGGGTGTTTACGTGTTGATGCTGACCAGCCGGGTGAGTGCTGCCGACAAGTTGCAGGGTTTCCAGTTGGGGGCAGATGACTACCTGACCAAGCCGTTCAGCTTGCCAGAATTGCAAGCGCGAGTGCAAGCCATTTTGCGGCGACAACGGCTGAAAACCGAAATTGCCTCGGCTCCGATGTTGACCTTTGCCTCTTTAGTCATCGATCCAGAAACTCGAGAAGTGACCCGAGATCAGCGCTTGATTAACCTGACCGCGTTGGAATTTGACCTACTCTACGCTCTAGCCCGACATCCAGGGCGTGTGTGGCGGCGGGCTGAGTTAATTCAAGAGGTGTGGAATTTCAACCACGAGGGGGATGAACGGGTGGTGGATGTGCACATCGGCCAGATCCGCAAGAAATTAGAAACCGATACCAGCCAACCGGAGCTAATTCGCACCGTTCGTGGGGTGGGCTACAAGTTCGAACCCCCCAGTTCTGGGGAGGGATGGGTGGAGGAAAAACCTTAA
- a CDS encoding pyridoxal phosphate-dependent aminotransferase produces the protein MTFSRMQAVQSPMIPLVAELIRQHPGTISLGQGIAYYGPPQAAIDQITQFLAQPSNHQYQPVHGIPSLIEAIEKKLCQEDGYQTGSGRRVVVTAGSNMGFLNAVLAITQPGDEIILQTPYYFNHEMAVTIAGCRAVCVPTDENYQLQLGSIEAAITERTRGIVTISPNNPTGVVYPPAALKVVNQLCRERGLYHIHDQAYEYFLYEGIPPFSLVSLPEGVDHTLSLFSLSKSYGFAGWRIGYMVIPEALFMPILKIQDTNLICPPVISQYAALGALQVGSAYCRERLGSLEAVRRVALSAFQALGERVQIPTAQGAFYFLLRLKTDWPAMAVVEYLIREQRVAVIPGDTFGLASGEGTCYLRVAYGALDPTTAAEGIGRLVEGLQHLLG, from the coding sequence ATGACGTTCTCCCGAATGCAGGCGGTGCAATCGCCCATGATCCCGCTGGTGGCGGAGTTGATCCGTCAGCACCCAGGCACCATTTCTCTTGGACAGGGGATCGCCTACTACGGCCCACCCCAGGCGGCGATCGACCAAATTACCCAGTTTCTCGCTCAACCCAGCAACCACCAGTACCAACCGGTACACGGGATCCCGTCGCTGATCGAGGCTATCGAAAAGAAGCTGTGCCAAGAGGATGGTTACCAAACAGGGTCGGGGCGGCGGGTGGTGGTGACAGCAGGCAGCAACATGGGCTTTCTCAATGCGGTGCTGGCCATTACCCAGCCCGGAGACGAGATCATCCTGCAAACCCCCTACTACTTCAACCACGAAATGGCGGTGACGATAGCGGGGTGTCGAGCTGTCTGTGTGCCCACGGACGAAAACTACCAGTTGCAACTGGGATCCATTGAGGCGGCCATCACAGAGCGAACGCGGGGCATTGTTACCATTTCCCCCAACAATCCAACTGGAGTGGTGTATCCGCCTGCCGCCCTCAAAGTTGTCAACCAACTTTGCCGAGAACGGGGCCTCTACCACATTCACGACCAAGCCTATGAGTACTTCCTCTACGAGGGGATCCCGCCCTTTTCCTTGGTGAGCTTACCGGAAGGGGTTGACCACACTCTCTCCTTGTTCTCTTTGTCGAAGTCCTATGGGTTTGCGGGCTGGCGCATCGGCTATATGGTGATCCCGGAGGCGCTGTTTATGCCGATCCTGAAAATTCAAGACACCAATTTGATCTGTCCGCCGGTGATCTCTCAATATGCAGCTTTGGGGGCATTACAAGTGGGATCCGCCTACTGTCGGGAACGGCTGGGATCCCTTGAGGCCGTGCGTCGGGTGGCTCTATCTGCTTTTCAAGCTTTGGGAGAACGGGTGCAGATCCCCACAGCACAAGGAGCCTTTTACTTTTTGCTACGCCTGAAAACCGATTGGCCGGCCATGGCGGTGGTGGAGTACTTGATCCGTGAGCAGCGGGTGGCGGTCATTCCCGGAGATACCTTTGGGTTGGCGTCGGGAGAAGGGACCTGTTATCTCCGGGTTGCCTATGGGGCGCTGGATCCCACTACGGCAGCTGAAGGGATTGGCCGTTTGGTAGAGGGCCTGCAGCACCTGTTGGGCTAG
- a CDS encoding SH3 domain-containing protein has translation MYPNETTAQPELEVSRRNSGQSVSTPAVQRLNRDPRLRSATSLSYESPWVQDLDSESAGYYPMRGRSSRSSGSFPFGTLMVASVSIGALAALGWQVWQILLPMLEPPSTPQFQQAVRLDPLPSPVSLPTNAPVTDGPAAGRIDPGEFPPGSRGRVIEPIGLAIRSQPAADGAYQGGIVLGETVTVLEYSADGRWQRVRRELNGQEGWVRAGNLGPVAGSGVVATVNSPDVSPEDPTAASTPLPTRAPAPAAVSVGSQGRVIEPIGLALRATPEAEGAYIGGVPMNEVVTVLGLSEDGRWQRIRRQDGQEGWVRAGNLAQE, from the coding sequence ATGTACCCGAACGAGACGACTGCTCAACCGGAGCTGGAGGTGAGTCGCCGTAACTCTGGACAGTCTGTATCTACCCCGGCTGTGCAGAGGCTGAACCGGGATCCCAGATTGCGTTCAGCGACTTCTCTCTCCTATGAGTCCCCATGGGTACAGGATTTGGATAGCGAATCGGCGGGTTACTACCCCATGCGAGGTCGTTCTTCTCGTTCTTCCGGCAGTTTTCCCTTTGGCACCTTGATGGTAGCCAGTGTCTCGATTGGGGCTTTGGCCGCTTTGGGTTGGCAAGTTTGGCAGATTTTATTGCCGATGTTGGAACCCCCTTCAACCCCTCAGTTTCAGCAGGCCGTCCGCTTGGATCCCTTGCCCAGTCCGGTCAGTTTGCCCACCAATGCCCCTGTCACAGATGGGCCCGCGGCAGGCAGAATTGACCCTGGGGAGTTTCCCCCTGGTAGTCGAGGTCGGGTGATCGAGCCGATTGGTCTGGCGATTCGCAGTCAACCTGCCGCTGATGGAGCCTATCAGGGGGGGATCGTGCTGGGAGAAACCGTCACGGTGTTGGAGTACAGTGCCGATGGCCGTTGGCAACGGGTACGGCGAGAGCTGAATGGACAGGAGGGTTGGGTACGCGCTGGCAACCTGGGCCCAGTCGCGGGCTCTGGAGTGGTGGCCACTGTTAATTCTCCAGATGTTTCTCCAGAGGATCCCACGGCGGCATCCACCCCCCTACCAACCCGGGCTCCTGCACCGGCAGCTGTTTCTGTAGGCAGTCAAGGGCGGGTGATTGAGCCGATTGGTCTGGCTTTGCGGGCGACTCCGGAAGCCGAAGGGGCCTACATTGGGGGCGTGCCCATGAACGAGGTGGTGACGGTCTTGGGCCTGAGTGAAGATGGTCGTTGGCAGCGCATTCGTCGTCAGGATGGTCAAGAAGGTTGGGTGCGGGCCGGCAACTTAGCCCAGGAGTAA
- a CDS encoding DUF4382 domain-containing protein — protein sequence MGTLELWANGEAFIREGFVSKDGWALSFNQVYVTLADITAYQTDPPFEPESDGELQVQTQVGLPGPITVNLVSTPEERALLGSLTAPAGHYNALSWRMVPAVFGPATGYSLWIQGSAQGDPGETIDFVLKFPQELAFTCGEYVGEERKGFVTPDQTADLEATFHFDHLFGDGELPPEDSLNQSALGFAPLAALAVQGSLEMDWASLQEKLSPAEADSVVEILRGLGHVGEGHCRETAARP from the coding sequence ATGGGTACTCTGGAATTGTGGGCCAATGGCGAGGCGTTTATTCGGGAGGGCTTTGTCTCCAAAGATGGCTGGGCCCTGAGTTTCAATCAGGTGTACGTCACCCTGGCGGACATCACGGCCTACCAAACGGATCCCCCCTTTGAACCCGAATCTGACGGGGAATTGCAAGTGCAAACCCAGGTGGGTCTACCGGGCCCAATCACTGTCAATTTAGTCAGCACCCCCGAAGAACGGGCTTTGCTGGGATCCCTCACTGCCCCCGCTGGCCACTACAATGCGCTCTCTTGGCGGATGGTTCCGGCGGTTTTTGGCCCGGCCACGGGCTATTCCCTCTGGATTCAGGGATCCGCTCAGGGGGATCCCGGCGAAACGATTGATTTCGTGCTCAAGTTCCCGCAAGAACTGGCCTTTACCTGTGGCGAATATGTTGGCGAGGAACGCAAAGGGTTCGTTACCCCGGATCAAACCGCTGATCTAGAGGCCACGTTCCACTTCGACCACCTGTTCGGAGATGGCGAATTGCCTCCTGAGGACAGCTTGAATCAATCGGCGCTGGGGTTTGCTCCTTTGGCAGCCTTGGCCGTTCAGGGATCCCTGGAGATGGATTGGGCCAGCCTGCAGGAGAAGCTCAGCCCAGCTGAGGCCGACTCAGTGGTGGAGATCCTCAGGGGATTAGGCCATGTCGGGGAAGGGCACTGCCGCGAGACCGCAGCCCGCCCCTAG
- the cbiM gene encoding cobalt transporter CbiM, whose product MHISDGILPVPLWLGGYGITALLTSYSLRVCRQGSRCMSESSFHRQLPKAALLTAAFFVASSIHLPIPPASVHFLLNGLVGLLLGPLAYPAIVVGLFFQVVAFGHGGLTTLGINAAIMGIPALLAGGIFRVGRRRLGTGIPAFLAGVVGAGLAVLLFYGVVIAGLSSSTPLATEAEQLATGTLVLAHLPVIGLEGLFTSWVVLFLQRVQPDLLLDSWPQTFGETPDRQPTQVEPTLTHSGYGKR is encoded by the coding sequence ATGCACATCAGTGACGGTATTTTGCCCGTACCGCTCTGGCTAGGGGGCTATGGTATCACGGCACTTCTGACCAGTTACAGCTTGCGGGTTTGCCGACAGGGATCCCGTTGCATGTCGGAGTCCAGCTTCCACCGGCAATTGCCGAAAGCAGCTTTGCTCACAGCGGCTTTTTTCGTCGCCTCCTCCATTCACCTGCCTATTCCTCCCGCCAGTGTTCATTTCCTGCTGAATGGGTTGGTGGGTTTGTTACTGGGGCCATTGGCCTATCCTGCCATTGTGGTGGGGTTGTTTTTTCAGGTGGTGGCTTTTGGGCATGGCGGTCTTACGACTTTGGGGATCAATGCCGCAATTATGGGGATCCCTGCTTTATTGGCGGGGGGGATCTTTCGGGTGGGGCGTCGAAGGCTGGGCACCGGGATCCCTGCCTTTTTGGCGGGGGTTGTGGGGGCAGGGTTGGCGGTGCTGTTGTTTTATGGGGTGGTGATTGCCGGTTTATCCAGTTCGACTCCACTGGCCACGGAAGCAGAACAGCTGGCCACCGGAACGCTGGTTTTGGCTCACCTCCCTGTCATTGGGTTGGAGGGATTGTTCACCAGTTGGGTGGTGCTGTTTCTGCAGCGGGTGCAGCCGGATCTTTTGCTTGACTCTTGGCCTCAGACCTTTGGGGAAACTCCGGATCGTCAACCCACTCAAGTAGAACCGACCCTCACCCACAGTGGGTATGGAAAAAGATGA
- the cbiQ gene encoding cobalt ECF transporter T component CbiQ, translating to MEKDEVAGSPISETAAKTLSWIHRWRPLPKLLGLLGLVVAFAAVQRLALLPVLGVVAAGLWGLSGLPWRLWLRRLAGPGVLVSGLILVLPFWLGETVLWRWGSLAVRWEGIAEVLRIGIRLGAIFTLSLLLLETTPLMELLAALRRLGIPDLLLELAWLTYRYLQELGSQWQQMRRAAQLRGWRPGESLRQDLPFLASLLGTLLVRSYERSERVYQALRLRGYGQGAPLVAAAGDPTRAYASVALSWGATGLALGIAGLVLGLGLV from the coding sequence ATGGAAAAAGATGAGGTGGCCGGATCCCCGATCAGCGAAACGGCGGCCAAGACACTCTCCTGGATCCATCGCTGGCGGCCTCTTCCCAAGCTCTTGGGGTTGTTGGGGTTGGTGGTGGCTTTTGCTGCCGTTCAGCGCTTGGCTTTGTTGCCTGTGCTGGGGGTTGTGGCAGCGGGGTTGTGGGGCCTATCGGGATTGCCCTGGCGCTTGTGGCTGAGGCGGCTGGCGGGGCCAGGGGTCCTGGTTTCTGGGTTGATCCTGGTGCTGCCCTTTTGGCTGGGAGAAACTGTCCTTTGGCGCTGGGGATCCCTGGCGGTGCGCTGGGAGGGGATCGCGGAGGTGCTGCGGATAGGGATCCGCTTAGGGGCCATTTTCACCCTCAGTTTGCTGTTGCTGGAAACCACGCCCCTGATGGAGTTGCTGGCAGCTTTACGGCGGCTAGGGATCCCCGATTTGCTCTTGGAGCTAGCCTGGCTGACCTATCGCTACCTGCAGGAGTTGGGATCCCAATGGCAGCAAATGCGACGGGCAGCTCAATTGCGGGGTTGGCGACCGGGGGAATCCCTGAGGCAAGATCTCCCATTCCTGGCCTCTTTACTGGGAACTTTGCTGGTGCGCAGCTACGAACGCTCTGAGCGGGTTTACCAAGCTTTGCGGTTGCGGGGGTATGGGCAGGGTGCCCCATTGGTTGCTGCGGCAGGGGATCCCACGAGGGCCTATGCCTCTGTAGCACTCAGTTGGGGAGCAACTGGACTAGCTCTAGGCATCGCAGGACTCGTGCTTGGGTTGGGATTGGTTTGA
- the queA gene encoding tRNA preQ1(34) S-adenosylmethionine ribosyltransferase-isomerase QueA, which translates to MLDSPLADSELNPDLLTAAYDYRLPPERIAQTPVEPRDQARMLVVRRNSHEHRRFCDLPDVLQPGDLLVLNDTKVIPARLFGTRLPRDRDPQASSPPSQGIPAATAQGKVEVLLLEPVQAGIRECIWRVLVKPGKRVKVGDRIQFWDPQGSVLPYRLEAIVQAMDASTGGRILQFEWVGEAVFETVLEQVGRIPLPPYIQSDQVRPQDYQTVWARQPGSVAAPTAGLHFTEALLDQLAQAGIPTAYITLNIGLGTFRPVEVERVTEHRLHSEWLKVPVETVEAIQATQARGGRVIAVGTTVARSLETAAKTGSLQPWQGNSDLFIYPGYIWRVVQGLITNFHLPRSSLMMLVASLIGRQRLLDLYQEALAQEYRFYSFGDGMLILPQADK; encoded by the coding sequence ATGCTCGATTCCCCTTTGGCTGACAGCGAGCTAAACCCTGACCTGCTCACCGCTGCCTACGACTACAGGCTCCCTCCTGAGCGTATTGCTCAAACTCCTGTTGAGCCTAGGGATCAGGCGCGCATGTTGGTGGTGCGGCGCAACAGCCATGAACATCGGCGCTTTTGCGATTTGCCCGATGTGTTGCAGCCGGGGGATTTGCTGGTTCTGAACGATACGAAGGTGATACCCGCACGATTGTTTGGCACAAGGCTGCCGCGAGACAGGGATCCCCAAGCCTCATCTCCACCTTCACAGGGGATCCCGGCAGCTACGGCTCAGGGGAAGGTGGAAGTTTTGCTGTTGGAACCTGTTCAGGCAGGGATCCGGGAATGTATCTGGCGGGTTTTGGTGAAACCGGGCAAACGGGTCAAGGTGGGGGATCGGATCCAATTTTGGGATCCGCAGGGATCCGTCCTACCCTATCGGCTGGAAGCCATAGTGCAAGCCATGGATGCGAGCACGGGTGGGCGAATCCTCCAGTTTGAGTGGGTAGGAGAAGCTGTGTTTGAAACGGTCTTGGAACAGGTGGGTCGGATCCCGTTGCCGCCCTACATCCAGTCCGATCAAGTCCGCCCGCAAGACTACCAAACCGTTTGGGCCAGACAACCGGGCTCCGTGGCGGCTCCCACCGCAGGGCTACATTTCACCGAAGCGCTCTTGGATCAGTTGGCTCAAGCCGGGATCCCGACCGCCTATATCACTCTGAATATCGGCTTGGGCACCTTCCGTCCTGTCGAGGTAGAACGAGTGACTGAACATCGTCTGCACAGCGAGTGGCTCAAGGTTCCGGTAGAAACAGTGGAGGCGATTCAGGCCACCCAAGCAAGGGGAGGGCGGGTGATTGCGGTTGGGACAACGGTGGCCCGCTCTCTGGAAACGGCGGCAAAAACGGGATCCCTGCAACCTTGGCAGGGGAACAGCGATCTCTTTATTTATCCCGGTTATATCTGGCGAGTTGTTCAGGGATTGATCACCAATTTTCATCTGCCCCGCTCTAGTTTGATGATGTTGGTGGCATCGCTGATCGGGCGGCAAAGACTTTTGGATTTATATCAGGAAGCCTTGGCACAGGAGTACCGCTTCTATTCTTTTGGGGATGGTATGTTGATCTTGCCGCAGGCAGATAAGTAG
- the dcd gene encoding dCTP deaminase, producing MLKNDRWIYEQAQRGMIEPFQPELVRTVNLAGQTRPVLSYGLSSYGYDIRLSPVEFKIFRHIPGTIVDPKRFNPKNLESVDLHHDSEGDYFIIPAHSYGLGVALERLQIPDNITVICIGKSSYARVGLIANLTPAEAGWRGYLTLEFSNASSADCRVYANEGVVQLLFLEGEPCEVTYADRVGKYQDQPQQVVVARV from the coding sequence ATGTTGAAAAATGACCGTTGGATCTACGAGCAAGCTCAGCGGGGCATGATTGAACCGTTTCAACCAGAGCTGGTGCGCACCGTTAACTTGGCAGGGCAGACCCGCCCGGTGTTGAGCTACGGCCTCTCCTCCTACGGCTATGACATTCGCCTTTCGCCGGTGGAATTTAAAATCTTCCGCCACATCCCCGGCACCATCGTGGATCCGAAGCGGTTTAACCCCAAAAACCTGGAATCGGTAGACCTACACCACGATTCCGAGGGGGACTACTTCATCATTCCGGCCCACTCCTACGGCTTGGGGGTAGCCCTAGAGCGGCTGCAGATCCCCGACAACATCACCGTCATCTGTATCGGCAAGTCGTCCTACGCCAGGGTAGGTCTGATTGCCAACCTCACCCCTGCAGAAGCGGGATGGCGGGGGTATTTGACGTTGGAATTTTCCAATGCCTCCAGCGCCGATTGCCGGGTCTATGCCAATGAAGGGGTAGTACAGCTGCTCTTTTTGGAAGGGGAACCCTGCGAAGTGACTTATGCCGACCGGGTGGGTAAGTATCAGGATCAACCGCAACAGGTGGTGGTGGCTAGAGTTTGA
- the fba gene encoding class II fructose-bisphosphate aldolase (catalyzes the reversible aldol condensation of dihydroxyacetonephosphate and glyceraldehyde 3-phosphate in the Calvin cycle, glycolysis, and/or gluconeogenesis) has product MALVAMRTLLDHAAENGYGIPAFNVNNMEQIQSIMQAAHETNSPVILQASRGARKYAGENFLRHLILAAVETYPHIPIAMHQDHGNSPATCYSAIRNGFTSVMMDGSLKEDAKTPASYEYNVAVTSEVVKVAHSIGVSVEGELGCLGSLETGQGEAEDGHGAEGVLSHDQLLTDPDQAVDFVEQTQVDALAVAIGTSHGAYKFSRKPTGDILDMERIAEIHRRLPNTHLVMHGSSSVPKELIDIINEFGGSIPETYGVPLEEIQRGIQNGVRKVNIDTDNRLAITAAVRRALAEDPSNFDPRHFLKPSIKEMQKVCAERYIAFGCAGHGTKVPVVTLDEMAAKYASGALTAQVKKTVVV; this is encoded by the coding sequence ATGGCTCTCGTTGCAATGCGGACGCTGCTGGATCATGCCGCTGAAAACGGCTACGGCATTCCTGCCTTCAATGTCAACAACATGGAGCAGATCCAGTCGATCATGCAGGCAGCCCATGAAACCAACAGCCCCGTCATTCTGCAAGCCTCTCGGGGGGCACGCAAATATGCGGGCGAGAACTTCCTGCGGCATCTGATTCTGGCCGCCGTGGAGACCTACCCCCACATTCCCATCGCCATGCACCAAGACCATGGCAACAGCCCCGCTACCTGCTACTCCGCCATCCGCAACGGCTTCACCAGCGTCATGATGGATGGCTCCTTAAAGGAAGATGCCAAAACCCCGGCTAGCTACGAATACAACGTGGCCGTAACCTCGGAAGTGGTGAAAGTGGCTCACTCGATTGGAGTGAGCGTAGAAGGAGAATTGGGCTGCCTGGGATCCCTGGAAACCGGCCAAGGGGAAGCCGAAGACGGCCACGGTGCAGAAGGGGTGCTCAGCCACGACCAATTGCTCACCGACCCCGACCAAGCGGTGGATTTTGTCGAGCAAACCCAGGTGGATGCTTTGGCGGTCGCCATCGGAACCAGCCATGGTGCCTACAAGTTCTCCCGGAAGCCCACCGGCGATATTCTCGATATGGAGCGGATTGCCGAAATTCACCGCCGTCTGCCCAACACCCACTTGGTCATGCACGGCTCCTCTTCGGTGCCCAAAGAGTTGATCGACATCATCAACGAGTTTGGCGGCTCCATTCCCGAAACCTATGGGGTGCCCCTGGAAGAAATTCAGCGGGGTATCCAAAACGGGGTACGCAAAGTTAACATTGACACCGATAACCGTCTAGCCATTACCGCGGCTGTACGTCGCGCCTTGGCGGAGGATCCCAGTAACTTTGATCCGCGTCATTTCCTCAAGCCTTCCATCAAAGAGATGCAGAAGGTATGTGCTGAGCGCTACATTGCCTTTGGCTGTGCTGGTCATGGCACCAAGGTTCCAGTGGTAACCTTGGATGAAATGGCTGCCAAGTATGCCTCTGGCGCTTTGACTGCCCAAGTGAAGAAGACGGTGGTGGTGTAA